A window from Limisphaera ngatamarikiensis encodes these proteins:
- a CDS encoding NAD(+)/NADH kinase, with translation MKNRGERIRRVGLVGNVEKPACARVVRAAARLIREAGRQVAMDAATQRLTRQEAEVHPDAAALAGKVDLLLVCGGDGTMLRVAREIAGLSTPILGINIGGLGFLTAVSSRQLPEALDRIWSGRFTFERRTLLEATAEHGGRRYRCRALNDVVISHGSESRLIDLDVTVDGDPVTCYRGDGLVISSPTGSTAYSLAAGGAIVLPTAQVIALTPICPHTLSNRALILNHGARIEVKVLTQRPTAVLSADGELITELVAGDRVMIRRSRHTVRLMHLTGSSFFEALRSKLHWRGTTL, from the coding sequence TTGAAAAACCGCGGTGAACGCATTCGGCGGGTCGGGCTGGTGGGGAATGTGGAGAAACCGGCCTGTGCCCGGGTGGTGAGGGCGGCGGCGCGCCTGATCCGGGAAGCGGGTCGGCAAGTGGCCATGGACGCCGCCACGCAGCGGTTGACGCGTCAGGAGGCCGAGGTTCATCCCGATGCGGCGGCGCTGGCGGGGAAGGTGGACCTGCTGCTGGTGTGTGGCGGGGACGGCACCATGCTGCGTGTGGCGCGCGAGATTGCCGGCCTGTCCACGCCGATCCTGGGGATCAACATCGGGGGGCTGGGGTTCCTGACGGCGGTGTCGTCCCGTCAACTGCCGGAGGCGCTGGATCGGATCTGGTCGGGCCGGTTCACCTTCGAGCGACGCACGTTGTTGGAGGCCACGGCCGAGCACGGCGGGCGGCGGTATCGGTGTCGGGCCCTGAACGACGTGGTGATCAGTCACGGCAGTGAATCGCGGTTGATTGATTTGGACGTGACGGTGGACGGGGATCCGGTGACCTGTTACCGGGGGGACGGTCTGGTGATCAGTTCCCCCACGGGTTCGACGGCCTATTCGCTGGCGGCCGGTGGTGCGATTGTGTTGCCGACGGCGCAGGTGATTGCCCTGACGCCGATTTGCCCGCATACGCTGAGCAACCGGGCGCTGATTTTGAACCACGGCGCCCGGATTGAGGTGAAGGTGTTGACGCAGCGGCCCACCGCGGTGTTGAGCGCCGATGGGGAACTGATCACCGAACTGGTGGCGGGGGATCGGGTAATGATCCGGCGCAGCCGACACACGGTGCGGCTGATGCATCTGACCGGCAGTTCGTTTTTCGAGGCGTTGCGATCGAAGCTGCACTGGCGCGGGACGACCCTTTGA
- a CDS encoding LacI family DNA-binding transcriptional regulator yields the protein MVRLKDIAERAGVSVMTVSKALRDLPDVAEGTRQRIQALAREMGYVPDSVARGLRTRATRLFGVVLPAVTHPVYARVLLALEERTYEVGYDLLYAHTLNLPEREERAIERMLSRRVEGLFLSPAPRLQGEVRVYEELARSGTPVVVLGEPTPACERFPSVAGDDHAGAYEGTRHLLELGHRRIAFLSGPVAAPWARRRWEGYRRALLEAGVEPRDRWVFAGGTTIEDGVQAGAQLLAEAPEVTAVFASNDLTAIGCGEYLLNHGVRIPEDLSLLGFGNTLAAEHFRVPLTTLREPKRRLGYAAMNVMSQLLRRQPAESVRLPVTLAIRASTAPPRSGPLSVR from the coding sequence ATGGTGCGGTTGAAAGACATTGCAGAGCGGGCGGGCGTCTCGGTGATGACGGTCTCCAAGGCCTTGCGGGATCTGCCGGACGTGGCCGAGGGCACGCGGCAGCGGATCCAGGCCCTGGCGCGGGAAATGGGTTATGTGCCGGATTCGGTGGCGCGGGGCTTGCGCACCCGGGCCACGCGTTTGTTTGGAGTGGTGTTGCCGGCGGTGACCCATCCCGTGTACGCCCGGGTGTTGTTGGCGTTGGAGGAGCGGACCTACGAGGTGGGTTACGACCTTCTGTACGCGCACACGCTGAACCTTCCGGAGCGCGAGGAACGGGCCATTGAACGGATGTTGTCGCGGCGCGTGGAGGGTTTGTTTCTGAGTCCGGCGCCGCGCCTGCAGGGCGAGGTGCGTGTGTACGAAGAGCTGGCCCGGTCGGGCACGCCGGTGGTGGTGTTGGGGGAACCCACGCCTGCGTGCGAGCGGTTTCCCAGCGTGGCCGGAGACGACCATGCGGGCGCTTACGAGGGGACCCGGCACTTGTTGGAGCTGGGGCACCGGCGGATCGCTTTTCTGTCGGGGCCGGTGGCTGCCCCCTGGGCGCGGCGCCGGTGGGAGGGGTATCGGCGGGCCCTGTTGGAGGCCGGGGTGGAACCGAGGGACCGGTGGGTTTTTGCCGGTGGCACCACCATTGAGGACGGCGTCCAGGCCGGGGCACAGTTGTTGGCAGAGGCGCCCGAAGTGACGGCCGTGTTTGCCTCCAACGACCTGACGGCGATCGGGTGCGGGGAGTATTTGTTGAATCACGGGGTTCGAATTCCGGAGGATCTTTCACTGCTGGGCTTTGGGAACACCCTAGCGGCGGAGCATTTTCGGGTGCCTCTGACCACCCTGCGGGAGCCGAAACGGCGGTTGGGGTACGCGGCCATGAACGTCATGTCGCAGTTGCTCCGGAGACAACCGGCTGAATCGGTGCGTTTGCCGGTGACCCTGGCGATTCGGGCCAGCACGGCCCCGCCACGGAGCGGACCGTTGTCGGTGCGTTGA